In Larimichthys crocea isolate SSNF chromosome VI, L_crocea_2.0, whole genome shotgun sequence, one genomic interval encodes:
- the LOC104930507 gene encoding G-protein coupled receptor 22, whose protein sequence is METEGYRDLLETSDGQGVGLLDGGGDVGVEEGWSTPYPLGFQVSLTTVLILELVLGFSSNLTVLVLYCAQSNLVDSVSNLVTVNLHVLDILVCVLCLPLTVAVILLPANGSGVGSLATLCCFHEACVTFTSVATAVNVLVISLDRYDISVRPASRLLTPKRAALLLAAVWAVSLAVFFLPFLEGDFFSSRAEDSDDEELGVQNHDSELTTGVTTIISSISPSSLPTTHPSSPSHHLSPVWQNRTLLCVGGQGYYTGLAMYYHLLLQVPCFFIAVVVMLFTYSKILQALNIRIGSHMMRGTRTKDNTCRIRCRRQKRKDLSLPTEVVSSNQNQNLTHPPLIPSSTPTPTSPPPLSSMPQGISDSGATVTTVSTAATTPIATTPATPASPTPPSASTQTHATSPLPASSMGVQASVSAIIALRRAVRRHRDRRERQRRVLKMSLIIISTFLGCWAPLSAVNVLILCLGPSDGLVRLRLCFLAMAYGTTIFHPLLYAFTRQKLRRALKTRVKKRVVSLLQVDPAPSGGTVIHNSWVEGGGQRKARKPRVEASDGTDRCLTEAVRE, encoded by the coding sequence ATGGAGACCGAAGGCTATCGTGACCTCCTGGAGACCAGCGATGGTCAGGGGGTAGGCCTACTGGATGGAGGGGGCGAtgtgggggtggaggagggcTGGAGCACACCCTATCCCCTGGGTTTCCAGGTGTCTTTGACCACTGTGCTAATACTGGAGCTGGTGTTGGGCTTCAGCAGCAACCTGACTGTGCTTGTGCTCTACTGCGCTCAGTCAAACCTGGTGGATTCAGTCAGCAACCTGGTCACAGTCAACCTCCACGTGCTGGACATACTGgtctgtgtgctgtgtctgCCACTGACTGTGGCCGTGATCCTGTTACCAGCGAATGGAAGTGGAGTCGGCAGCCTGGCCACACTGTGCTGCTTTCATGAGGCCTGTGTCACATTCACGAGTGTGGCCACAGCGGTTAATGTACTAGTGATCAGTTTGGACCGATATGACATCTCAGTGCGTCCAGCCAGTCGCCTGCTGACTCCGAAGCGTGCAGCGCTACTCCTGGCAGCTGTGTGGGCCGTGTCACTGGCTGTCTTCTTCCTGCCCTTCCTTGAAGGGGACTTTTTCTCTTCGAGGGCTGAGGACAGTGATGATGAGGAGCTGGGAGTGCAGAACCATGACTCTGAGCTCACCACAGGAGTGACGACCATtatttcctccatctctccttcctctttacCCACAACTCATCCTTCCTCCCCTTCACACCACCTGTCTCCAGTATGGCAGAACAGGACACTGCTGTGTGTAGGAGGGCAGGGGTATTACACAGGCCTGGCTATGTATTACCACTTGTTGCTCCAAGTGCCATGCTTCTTCATCGCTGTGGTCGTCATGTTGTTCACCTACTCCAAGATCCTGCAAGCCCTCAACATTCGCATCGGCTCCCACATGATGAGGGGTACCCGTACAAAGGACAACACCTGCAGGATACGCtgcaggaggcagaagaggaaggACCTGAGCCTGCCCACAGAGGTAGTGTCCtccaaccagaaccagaacctcacCCACCCTCCTCTTATCCCCTCTTCCACCCCGACACCAACATCACCCCCACCACTCTCCTCCATGCCCCAAGGGATATCCGACAGTGGAGCAACAGTCACTACTGTCAGCACTGCTGCCACCACCCCCATCGCCACCACACCAGCCACGCCTGCTTCCCCGACCCCACCTTCAGCTTCAACCCAAACCCACGCCACCTCACCATTGCCTGCCTCCTCCATGGGTGTACAGGCCTCTGTTTCTGCCATCATCGCCTTGAGGCGAGCAGTGCGCAGACACAGGGACCGCCGAGAGCGCCAACGTCGTGTCCTAAAGATGTCCCTAATTATAATATCCACCTTCCTGGGATGCTGGGCCCCTCTGTCTGCAGTCAATGTTCTGATCCTGTGTCTGGGTCCCAGTGACGGCCTGGTGCGACTACGCCTCTGCTTCTTGGCAATGGCTTATGGAACCACAATTTTTCATCCTCTGCTCTATGCTTTCACAAGGCAGAAGCTGCGCCGTGCCCTCAAAACACGTGTCAAGAAAAGGGTAGTGTCCCTTCTGCAAGTGGACCCAGCTCCCAGCGGGGGAACAGTTATTCATAACTCctgggtggaggggggaggcCAGAGGAAAGCTCGCAAGCCACGGGTGGAGGCCAGCGATGGCACTGATCGATGCCTCACAGAGGCAGTGAGGGAATGA